The Styela clava chromosome 3, kaStyClav1.hap1.2, whole genome shotgun sequence genome includes the window ATCCATACCCCTGCCCGACGGGACAACACATGCAGACGTTCATGAAACGCTGAGTTTGAGCATCAAGTGGTGCACCGCCTGACAGCATTATTCTAACTTTACCTCCGAGAACTGCTcttgtgtttttaaatataattctaTTTAGAATAGGCGTGTCTTGACCATTATTCACGCACCCGAGCTTGTAAGAATAGCCAAAGTTGAATAAACCCTGTCTAAGAAAGTTAGCTTCACCAACAGTTTGCATTATTGTCTTCCTCATGCGTTCCATGATTGCTGGAACAGCGGCCATCAAAGTTGGCTGTAAAGCCGACGAATCTCCTTTCGTGCCCGGTTTTATTCGGAGAGACTTGTCAGTGACTGTTAACGGAGAAGAGTATCCAATCCTGGCACCCCCGCACAACGTCACCGATTCAGCTGCCAGCTCGAGCACATGAGCCAAAGGCAAGTATGCAATATATGTATCATTTGGCGACAAATTAGGTATTCTGGATGATATTCCAGACATGGCCGCCACGAAATTTCCGTGACTGATCATGACCCCTTTCGGGTTTCCAGTTGTTCCACTTGTGTACATGATGATCGCGCAGTCGTCGGGGGCAGTCTGCTTGCGTTTGATATTTTGACCTCTTAAACTTCCCAGATTTTCAACTTCCGCGAAAGTCTTCGTTTGGACATTGTTCGGAATACCACTGATGTCATTACCTGTATCTACATACACGATGGTGTTGAGTCGTGGCAAACTAGCAAAGCAGTTTTTTAATTTGGTCGCCAAAAGATTTCCACTTGTTATAACGCATTGTGTTTCAGTTTGGGCAAGAGCGTATGTAATTCCTTCCTCGCCTAAGGTCGCGTACACGGTAACTAAAGTGAAATTATATCTAAAGCATGCCTGCGCTGCAATCATCCATTCTTTTTGTGTTTCCATAAATATAGCAACATTTTGTCCTGCACTTATACCAAGCGCCCCAATGCCTTTTGCAACATTCTCTATTTTTGTGTTGACTTCATTAAGTGTCACCCATTTGTAATCGCCGAAAGTCGCCTTTTTCATTACCTTGCCACCAGGTACCACTTCATCAGATTCGGAAATCAGTTCACGAGTTCCAAAACAAGGATTATTTCCGAATTTACGCACTGCTCTTTCAAACACTTTATCAATGGTTCGCTCGCCATCATAGTTTGAGAACATGAGACTACCAAAACTTTCTACACATCGATATGACGACCCAGGATCGCCTGGCTTGGTTGGCTTTGCCCTAGGCATTTTTAAATCTAGCTCCGGAAGAATCTGTAAAAAAGAAGAATACATCAATGCTGCATGTTAACAGATACCCTATAATTAAATTAGTATTAGGAAGACTTCGTCATGAAAATAACCATTCCAACGTTCATGGCACGGAATATATGGAAATAAGTTAATGCAAATATTATTGCGTCGAATACGCTTTTTCaaataattgtttaaaaaattagGACTTGAAAGTTGATATCCCGAAAAAATACGATACTTGCACGTCGAAGTTCAAAATGTACTTGATGTGCGCATATCacccagcaattttttttatcactatACGATAGTGTTATCGGAGAAGAGGAAAGACTAtaagcttaatcatatggcgaatcacggcctctctTCCAGTTGTCAGAGAATATTCTGCTTGTTTGTGGGTGGGGTGGAACTTTCTGAGGGAGTATTATTCTGTCACCCTGGCAGACACAGACTAAATttgtttaaatgaaataatttgaacAGTTTAATCTTAATGAAATGCTATTTAATCGACTCAAAATATTGATAGGATTCTCATATTTATCCCTGAGAAAAGGGAAAGCTGATGATATAGCGAACCACACCTTGTATAGAGCTAGTCGAGGTAAATACTCAAtcaaaaaatcatcaaaatttaaaaaaaatgtttacacGTATTATCCTTTACTGAGGGAAAAGCATAAGAAATGTACTTTAATTTTTGTTACAAATTAGTGAAATGCTGTTTTACATGTATGCGTGAGCTTGTACACCGTTTTGCACGcagattataaaaatatatctttgGGTATATTAGATTATTGTGAATAACAACGATTTCGGAATGAGCTTGGACTTCATATCTTTCACACAAATAGGTAAACGTTGAGGGTAGCCTACTTCTTGCTGCGGATATCATTATTATCGTTTCCGCCGCATAAAATCATTGATTTTAGGTGGAAGACGTGAGAGCTAATGaattagaaaataatattttggacaatAATTTCATTCTAGCCCAAGCGCTATAATTCTGCAACTTCAGTTGAATTGGCCGACTAAGTTGAAATCGTTCAGAAACCTCTGACCTTATGATTTTTGCCTATATTGCGATCAGTCTAAATTACTTAACTGTACCTAGCAGAACTTACCAAAAAACGGCTGTATCAGACTACTTTACGAAGAGGTTGACGCCTACACCGCACCGCCTGttgaaaaactgaaaacaaaaaagatgtATTATTATCTTTGCATACCATTGTTACTtcataatgagatttttttctTATCGTGTGGTGTCACATTAGCATAGGAATTTTATGGCTCTACGAAGCTTGATTCAACTTCACCACTAGAATGAGGCTTTGCATGCATAACCAATGAGAGTACGGTGTATATTCTTCAAAACGTCACTCTATGCATCTGCTGATTGGCaaatgtcacaaagtaaacaaggaagtcgacgCTCAGGGAAACATCCATTCAGTCCGCAATTTTCATTTGAAGCCGTTGTTCCTGGCGAATACTGACATATTCAGTTTCGATTTCTAAAAACATTCTGTATCACACATAGCAATTTTCAGAACATCTCATCTCGTAACTCGCGTTTTGCGGCCTCCGGCCAGACCCCTTGTTACAGtcaaacgtagtagtatatatttacggtcaaacttggcaattacaaatttcggCGTTCctaaagtatgtgtaccaagatgacgcacaacctgaaccttaacctggtacacatactatgttcaggttgtgcgccatttacTATAGTACTTCGGGAGCACttaaatttcagaacccccctttgaaaattcctggctacgcccctgcagACAATGCATGCCCGTCTCCCACCACCATAATATTTCATCCAGCTTATTAGACACGTTTAGTGAACATAACAatcttttcaatattattggacacgtagtggacataacgatcgtttcaatattatgttgttgttgttgttcttgttctttgacacgtttttaaaaagtcgcttttctcttcgaatactggaccaattgctttgaaattttcagtggttgaagataaaatttttctccagaaggctattacttttttttttcgctatgacgtcttcaaaattattgccattgggtggcgctacgtgtccatatatttgagcatagctctcttgttggacacgtagtggacataacgatcgtttcaatattatgttgttgttgttgttgttctttgacacgtttttaaaaagtcgcttttctcttcgaatactggaccaattgctttgaaattttcagtggttaaagataaaaattttctccagaaggctattactttttttttcgctatgacgtcatcaaaattatgtgactctacgtgtccatacatttgagcatagctctcttgtgttgttattgttataatttgtctccatcatttttaaaaaattgcttttcttttcgaatactggaccaattgctttgaaatttttagtggttaaagataaaattttctccagaaggttattactttttttcgctatgacgccatcaaaattattgccattgggtgacgctacgtgtccatatatttgagcataactctcttgttacACACATGATGATCCATTGTCTGATCTAACTCTGGAATCgtcattttattataaatattgaatgaCCTTATATTCCGGTGACAGACTgtacatatatttattaatgagtCGCTTCGTTTACAATTTAGTATTCAATGCCTATATATGCGCCTATAATGCAGAGCTGGCCTAACCTCCCCGTACCTTCGACTGCAAAGTGTGTAAAAAGAGGCCCCCGATTTCGAGTGTACCCAATCAAATTAAAAGGTATTCTGTCGGcggcaaattgaaaaaaagctgAAATTCTGCGCTTTATCGGCACTCggtatcaatatatatttccccgaaaataagattGGGTCTTAttacttattgattttaatcggtaagtatattaaaaggtctgtatgtctgtctgtatgtctgttagatgcacgtgatatctcacgaaagcgagattgaatctgatCCAAATTGCAAATGcaaattgcatgtgcattcattttatttcggaccaggagcctattgattttgggcgaattatgtcttataattagagagttattaattaattagtgatgggacacaaggtgtcactatggagtaagagcgctgttttggatcccctaactttcgatcgataagtcttcggtctctgaccgatattctcgtttaaattttcttccgaaaaataccactagggcttattttcgggatgtcttatatttcatttatcaaaaacaaaattacaaagtagagaattacgagattttcaaatatacaaaatatgaaaaccgatattcatttactccatatataaataatacgtttttattcaaaatagctgcaaaacatagattatcaatcatttaaaacttgTAGTAGAGATATCTTGCTATCGGCTAggtcaaaaaatcaaaaaaaattcgcgttattgactaggtcttattttaagggaagGGCTTATAAtcttatattaatattatttcttaaattcgggctaggttttattttaagggtaggtcttattttcggggaaacacggtatatatatatatctatttgtGAGTTATGATTATATTTCTTACCTAACCTAACCATCAATTGGACAAACTTTTCAATTCGCGATTTCTTTTTCAACAACCACAACTTTCATATTTGACTGTTCCCAGTAGCCGTACATTTTTTATGCGTTTACTAATGCGTTCTTTACTTGTTTATTCTCCTAAATTAAAGTTATACGTGCTTCCACTGtcgtgtttttatttataaaaggtACGTTTTCCACCCAATCAATCTGATTTTTTATACATTATATCTGGTTTCCAGGCCTTTCCGTGTTGTACTATTATGTAAATGACAATATGTACTACAATGGTCGTTTCCATCAGAAAACGATGGGCGCTATTTAGTCGTGCACCCATTCACTCTCTGTTCTGTTTGACCGACAGTAACCCAATTTTCCGCGCGTGAACTCTCTCCTTTCACTACAACATAGGACGATAGATACAAAGTCCAAAAGAACACGCGTTGCCGTTCAAAATAAAAGCGCTAACGAAATTAAAGTGCGAAAACAGTCGGCCGAAGGTCGCGCTTAGAGTGATATTTCTTGCCTGGAATACATTTTACAATCACATTTGAGCTGCGTGTCTTATCAGTTCAAGTCAGCTGCCGTTTAAGGCTGCTGATTCTTCACACCATGTGGTACACGCACGCTTTGTACAAAGTCTTCTCGAACCTCGTGTATTTGTTAAAAACTGacaatactatatatataacgTGTACGTAGACGGACACCATTCATATTGCAATTTACGTTTGGCGGTTGGGTAGCATGTACTAAATCTGCGACTTGAAATATAACGTCAGAGTAGTAATACTAGGACCCTTTTTTCAGgtatttataatttgaataattaataTTAACTGACCGTTAAAAAGACATGTCTAGCAAGACGAGGGCAAAGCCGACCACAAGCAACGACCCGGGTTCTCCCTATCGATGCGTGGAAAGTTTTAACGATCTTGTTTTGTCGGATTACGACGGAGAACGAACGATCGATCGAGTTTTTGAAGTCGCTGTCAGAAAATATGGAAATTGCCAATCTCTCGGAACAAGAGAACTGCTATCAGAAGCCGACGAAAAACAGCCAGACGGAAAAGTATTCAAAAAGGCAACATTTGGTGACTATAAGTGGTTGACTTTGAAAGAAGTAAGCTTGAAAGTAGAAAATCTTGCCAGGGGAATTGGAGCGCTCGGTGTCCAACCAGGTCAAAATGTAGCAATATTCTTGGAAACGCAAAGAGAATGGATGATTGCCGCGCAAGCATGTTTCAGATACAACTTTCCACTCGTCACTGTATATGCAACGCTGGGCGAAGATGGAATTACATATGCACTAAATCAAACGGAGGCACATTGCGTAATTACCAGTGGAAATCTGTTAATGACCAAGTTGAAGAATTGCTTGAGTAGTTTGCCTAGCTTGAGAACAATTATCTATGTAGATTCAGGAAACAAAGTTGCAGACATCCCGGATGAAATTCAGTTGAAAAGCTATCCCGAAGTTGAAAACCTTGGTAGCTCTCCACAGGGTCAAACTATCAAACGACAGTCGACCTCAGCTGACGATCTTGCTATTATTATGTACACCAGTGGAACAACAGGGAACCCAAAAGGAGTGATGATAAGTCATGGAAATTTTGTCGCTGCAATGTCCGGTATATCTTCTCGTATTCCCAACCTTTCAACAGAAGACACATATATCGCATATCTACCTTTAGCCCACGTACTGGAGCTTGCAGCAGAAACAATTCTGCTCTGTGGTGGCGCTGGAATTGGTTATTCCTCACCTTTAACACTGACCGACAGATCAAGTAGGATAAAGTCCGGAACAAAAGGAGATGCAAGTGTCTTACGTCCAACTCTGATGGCTGCTGTGCCAGAAATAATGGAACGCATGAGGAAAGCATTAATGCAAGCCATTCAAGAATTTGGTTTTATCCGACAAAATGTTTTTCACTATGCATACAACTACAAACTCAGCTGTGTGGAACATGGCCAAGACACTCCGACACTCAACAGATTTGTATTCAAAAACACGAAAGGACTTCTTGGAGGCAGAGTACGAGCTATGCTATGTGGTGGGGCACCACTCGATGCACAAACACAGAGATTCATGAATGTATGTATGTGCTGTCCAGTAGGACAAGGGTACGGTTTAACAGAAACATGTGGGGCGGGGACAATAACACAAGTCTTAACAGATCACTCAACTGGAACCGTAGGTCCACCAATCCCAAGTGCAGAAATAAAGCTTGTTTCGTGGGAAGAAGGTGGATACTTCCCATCAAACAAGCCTCATGCACAGGGAGAGGTGTGGATCGGAGGACCAATCATCTCCCAGGGATActataaaaatgaagaaaagactGCAGAAGATTTTTATGTTGATGAAGATGGCCAGAGATGGTTTAAAACAGGCGATATTGGAGAGATTTTAGATGATGGAAGCCTAAAGATTATTGATAGGAAAAAGGATCTTGTTAAACTGTCACATGGTGAATACATAGCTGTTGGAAACATTGAATCAAAATTGAAAGCATCACCGCTCATGGACAATGTTTGGATATATGCAAATGGAATGCACCCAACCGCGATGGCTTTTATTGTGCCAAACGAGAAAGCCTTCATGGCATTGGCTGCCAACAAAGGTTTAAATTCAAAAAGCATGGAGGAACTATGCAACAATTCAGAAATGGAGCAGGAAATGAAAAAAGCGCTATTGCAAGCATGTAAAGTCGCAAAgcttcaaaaatttgaaattccacAAAAAATGGCTGTAGAGCCGGAGCCATGGACGCCAGAGGCAGGGCTAATTACTTCAGCATTTAAGCTAAAACGCAAAGCTCTTACTGAACACTATGCCGCCAAAATTGAAGAGAACTTCCCCCATTCAAAACAAACAGTTTAGAATTTAGTTGGATTGTAATTTTGCTTCATAATAATACCATGTCCCGTCACATTTCATAACTGCAATTGCTTAGTTTCTTATTGTGTATCTCTTAAATTATAagttcatattatatatacatagttCATCTGATCTGTAAAATTACAACATTTTTGTGCTTTGTCCTAAGATTACACAATCTATCCAAAgatcattttttaaaatctgTGATAAATCTGCAAATAAAATTAAGACATTCGAAATCCAACAATTATGCCTCAAAACTtgattttattagtttcttgAAAGTTAATGACGAGAAAAGTAGACAGCAGATATAAAAGCTAGTAGAATAGCGAgcaaaaatatatgtatgtgATAGAATTTTGGGGAAAAAATTGGGAGAAATAAGTTAAAATAACAGTTACTGTACAAAATAACAGTTACTGTACAAACGAAAGTAATAATGTAAACCTCAACCAGGTTAAGTAGTGCGTGAGGTggtagaaaataaaatacatgatTGTAGGCTTGAAATCGTTTCGgaaacatgaaaataatattggtaCGTAATTAGTATTCTTGCATCTGATAACGCAGGCAATTGAAAGGTCGTGGTaaagtttcaaataataaaatgactGACATGTCCTATTAAAATAAACCAAAGCTTGGTAAAGTACATCCGACTGGTAGTATATACCTCGCGTTTTCTATAGTACTAGATTTTATTTCTTCATCACATAGCCAAAGTGCAGcattaaaaaacagcaaaagcgataataactaaaaaaatatatccaaaaactatcaaaatttttatgataaatatataattacagCATAATAGACcttgtaatataataaatacttCATATTTTGTCAAACTTTACAAGTgacaaagaaaatgaaatagACAGACCAGCTTGGTATCATATCATCTCAAGCTCGATGAatccatcaaaattaaaaaaacaccTCAATATATCCAGCAAtagataattaattaataagcTACGCAGAAGCATGCATCCAATCACCCTTGCCTTGTTAATTATTAACATGTACTGTGGAGGCATGCTATGTCACGAAACCGAGAGCTTTATTTATGTAAGATTAGATGTTAACAAGTAGGCTGACTTCTGTCATGTTTTTCTTTTCCTGCCTCTGCGAGGCTTTGGTGAGGAAGTACCACTTTCGGCTTCCAATGATTGACGTTGAACAACTCCATGTGAACTTGTCGATGGAAGGGGAATCAGCTTCTGAAACATAATTTACatgtttgcaaaaaaaaattgtgaatccCATTGCCGATCATAACAATACtattaatattttgttatcATTATTCTACTTAGTGGACAGAACATAATGTTAGTCATACAACGGGTCAtacgaatattttgaaaaatgtcaACACGAAGATGACAGACAAGatataaatagaatattttcgaaTTACCAACCTTGCTTCCACCCTGTTTTAGTTCCTGCTGCTGTTCCAGCTCATCGACTGCTTCTTGTATTGCTGTTTCCAAATGAATGCTTATCTTACGGTGTCTGTAATACGATTAGAACATTAGTGTAAGGCAATGGCAGTATACTGGACTACCCCAGTTTATAATGAAAGCAAAATTTCATCCTAAAAGTTCTACCTTTAAAATACAGTGAATTGATAGCATATCTTTGCTTTATCGAAAATAACAATTCTATTCTTTCTGTATCCCAACATAACACTCAAGAGAAAGCAAATCACTTTGTCCAGGATAAGACAAAAATGTATAAATGACAGGAATTTATGTAAAATAATTCTCTGTAAAGTCTAATATCTCAATCAGAAATAGTAGAGTAGAGTTTCATTCCTATTGTTATATCAAACAGTATACAATGTACCTTGTTCTGCCCTTTTTCCTTGACTTGTGATGAGCTTCTAGACCTTCAGTCATAGTACGCAAATCAGCAGGATTCATTTGAGTGAAAGTATGGTCACCAAACCACTTTACCCAAACCTAAAAAAGAATGCTTATTATATCACAACATCTAGCCACAATTAGACTTTTTTCTGgtttaaaatatacatattccTATTAGTCAAATTTGAAGAATCCAATGAAATAACAATACGAAGAGAAGTGTTTTGATGCTCAAAGCATAAAAAAATAGTCCAGATTAGGCAGAATAAATATAATGACTCTGTCTAGAAATATAAATGATCTTTCAGCTAATCAAATCTCAAAAAGTGAGATATAACAAGACATTTTGGAACTAGAATTATTTTGACTCATTAGTGACTAACACAATTAAAATGTTGCACAATTACCCaaacttgaatgaaaataattttttggttGAACATTGAATTATAAAGCATGCATTTACAAATCAATTTAAATTTACCTTTCCATCTGATAAAGGTGCCCTTTGCAGTAGTCCACGCACTTCAGAAGGCTTCACAATTTTTCCTGGCCAAGAAGGAAAACCTCTCATTTGACCCCATACTAAGTCACCAATCTGAAAACAACAGATTTTGGCTGTGAAAACCGATACAACAAAGC containing:
- the LOC120342481 gene encoding long-chain-fatty-acid--CoA ligase 4-like — encoded protein: MSSKTRAKPTTSNDPGSPYRCVESFNDLVLSDYDGERTIDRVFEVAVRKYGNCQSLGTRELLSEADEKQPDGKVFKKATFGDYKWLTLKEVSLKVENLARGIGALGVQPGQNVAIFLETQREWMIAAQACFRYNFPLVTVYATLGEDGITYALNQTEAHCVITSGNLLMTKLKNCLSSLPSLRTIIYVDSGNKVADIPDEIQLKSYPEVENLGSSPQGQTIKRQSTSADDLAIIMYTSGTTGNPKGVMISHGNFVAAMSGISSRIPNLSTEDTYIAYLPLAHVLELAAETILLCGGAGIGYSSPLTLTDRSSRIKSGTKGDASVLRPTLMAAVPEIMERMRKALMQAIQEFGFIRQNVFHYAYNYKLSCVEHGQDTPTLNRFVFKNTKGLLGGRVRAMLCGGAPLDAQTQRFMNVCMCCPVGQGYGLTETCGAGTITQVLTDHSTGTVGPPIPSAEIKLVSWEEGGYFPSNKPHAQGEVWIGGPIISQGYYKNEEKTAEDFYVDEDGQRWFKTGDIGEILDDGSLKIIDRKKDLVKLSHGEYIAVGNIESKLKASPLMDNVWIYANGMHPTAMAFIVPNEKAFMALAANKGLNSKSMEELCNNSEMEQEMKKALLQACKVAKLQKFEIPQKMAVEPEPWTPEAGLITSAFKLKRKALTEHYAAKIEENFPHSKQTV